ACAGCGAGAACGCGCCCTCGGAGGAGAAGCAGGTCGCCGCCTACCGGCAGGTGCTGGAGGCGTTCCCCGAGGGCCGGGTCGTGGTGCGGGTGCTGGACGCCGGCGCGGACAAGCCGCTGGACTTCCTGACCCCGGGCGACGAGCCGAACCCGGCGCTGGGCGTGCGCGGGCTGCGGACGCTGCTCGACCACCCGGACGTGCTGCGCACGCAGCTGACCGCGCTGGCGAAGGCCGCCGAGGGCCTGCCCGTGTACCTCGAGGTCATGGCCCCGATGGTGGCCGACCGCGCCGACGCCAAGGCGTTCGCGGACGCCTGCCGCGAGGCCGGGCTGCGCGCAAAGTTCGGCGCCATGGTGGAGATCCCGTCGGCCGCGCTGCGGGCGCGCTCGGTGCTCCAGGAGGTCGAGTTCCTGTCGCTGGGCACGAACGACCTCGCGCAGTACACCTTCGCGGCCGACCGGCAGGTGGGTGCGGTGTCCCGGCTGCAGGACCCCTGGCAGCCGGCGCTGCTCGACCTGGTCGCGCTGTCCGCCGAGGCGGCGAAGGCCGAGGGCAAGAGCTGCGGTGTCTGCGGTGAGGCCGCGTCCGACCCGCTGCTGGCGTGTGTGCTGACCGGCCTGGGCGTCACCTCCCTCTCCATGGGAGCGGCGTCGCTCCCGTACGTGCGGGCGACGCTGGCGAAGTTCACGCTGGCGCAGTGCGAGCGTGCCGCCGCGGCCGCCCGGGCCGCGGACAGCGCCGAGGAGGCGCGGAACGCCGCTCAGGCGGTGCTGTCCGGCGAGTAGGTACCGGGCGGGCCGGCATGGCCGAGGTGCGGGGCGTTCCACCTTCGGGTGGGGCGCCCCGCACGCGTTCAGTGGTGGTGTCCCGGTGGCAGGCGGTCGTCTCCGAGGTCGGGCGGCGCGCAGTAGTCGACGTTGGATTCCGGGGAGATGAGGTCACCCGACTCGACGTCGGTGCAGTAGGCGTCGAAGACCTCACCGGCGGTGAGGGGTTCGAGGCCGTATCCCCGCAGGCGCCAGCCGTGGACGCGGTCGGGCCCGCCGGGGGTGCTGACGCGCATGACCAGTCCGCCGGGGCTGTGGGTGGCGAGGCCGAGGGCGAGGACGCCGGTGAATTCGAGGGCCTCGGCCTCGTCGACGTGCGGGGTGCCGTCGAGATCGTCGTCGGCGTGGAGGACCGCGACCAGGGTCTCCGGGGCGCCGGAGACGCTGCAGACGAGGTGCCGGTCGCCCGGTGGAGCCGTCTCGAGGACCCGGCGAAGGAGGCGGGAGGCCCGGGCGAAGGCGGCTCGGCCCAGGTCCTCGCCGCAGGTGGCGCAGCTGCCGAGGCGCGCGAGGAGGGTGGACGCGTACTCCCAAGTGGCCCGGCGGACGGCTTCGTCGACGAGGGCGGGGAGGAGGTCTGCGAGGGGCTGGCCCTCGTACGGAACGGTGGGTCCGCGGGCGGCGAGCTCGGCGGCGAACCGGCTGCGGCTGGCGGGGGCGTCGGGGTCGAGGCCGGCCGCCATGCAGAAGTCGGCGTACTCCTCCGGGTCGAAGAGGGCGACGGTGGTGTGGGTGCCCTGTGACGCGCGGGCCCTGAGCAGGGCTTCCACCTGACGCAGGTAGGTGGCGTGGTCGTCGAAGGTGAAGCTGCGGTAGCGCCGCATGGCGCGGAAGTCGTGCTCGTCGGCGAGCAGTCCGATGGTGCCGGCGATCTCCCGCCGCAGTACGCGTCGCGTGGTCTGGTCGGTGTGCGCCATGTTTCCCCCTGTGCGCGGTGAATCAATGCTCACTCACAGTAATCGGCGGCACTGACAACGGCGGCGGGCAGGGGCCGGGAGCCGGTCGCCCCTCGGGGCGACCGGGCTCGTCGGTCGGCGTGGTCAGGGGCGCTTGCGGGCGAGGTCCTCGTAGAAGTGGAGCAGGTCGAGGTTGTCGATCGAGCCGGGGTTGACGGCCTTGTCGAGCGGGGTGCCCTGCAGGAGGCGTTTGACCGGGACCTCGATGCGTTTGCCGGTCAGGGTGTGCGGGACGCCGGGGACCTCGATCACCTCGTCGGGAACGTGACGCGGGGAGAGCTGTTCGCGGATGGTCCGCTTGATGCGGTCGAGCAGGTCCTCGTCGAGAACGGCCCCGGGGGCGAGGTGGACGAAGAGGGGCATCCAGTAGCCGCCGTCGGGCTGTTCGACGCCGATCACGAGGGATTCCTTGATCTCGGGCAGACGCTCGACGGCCTCGTAGATGTCGGCCGAGCCCATGCGGACGCCCTGCCGGTTGAGAGTGGAGTCGGAGCGGCCGTGGATGACGACGGACCCGCGGGCGGTGAGGGTGATCCAGTCGCCGTGCCGCCAGACGCCGGGATAGGTGTCGAAGTAGCTGTCGTGATAGCGGCTGCCGTCGGGATCGTTCCAGAAGCGGATCGGCATCGAGGGCATGGGGTTGGTGACGACGAGCTCGCCGACCTCGTCAGTCAGGGGCGTGCCGCCCGGGTCCCAGGACTGCAGGTCGGTGCCCAGGCCGGGGGCCTGGAGCTCGCCGATGTGCACCGGGAGGGTCGGTACGGCGCCCGCGAAGCAGGAGCACACGTCGGTGCCGCCGCTGACGGAGGCGATCCACAGGTCCGCCCCGCTCTCCGCGAACTCGTCGTGCAGCCAGCGGAAGCCGTCGGGCGGGAGGGGGGAGCCGGTGGTGGCGACGCACTGGATGCGGGAGAGGTCGTGGTCACGGGCGGGGTGCACACCGGCCTTGCGGCAGGCCATGACGTAGGCGGCGGAGGTGCCGAAGAGCGTCGCCCCGGTGCGTTCGGCGATGCGCCACTGGGCGCCCGTGTCGGGATGGCCGGGGCTGCCGTCGTACAGGACGATCGTGGTGCCGGTGAGCAGGCCGGAGACGAGGAAGTTCCACATCATCCAGCCGGTCGAGGTGTACCAGAAGAACCGGTCCTCGGGACCGAGGTCGCAGTGCAGGCCGAGCTGCTTGAGGTGCTCGACCAGGATGCCGCCCTGGGACTGGACGATGGCCTTGGGCAGGCCGGTGGTGCCGGAGGAGTAGAGCACCCACAGGGGGTGGTCGAACGGCACCTGCTCGAAGACGGGTTCCGTGTCCGCGGCCGTCAGGGTCTCCCAGTCCAGCGCGCCGTCCGGGGCCTTGCTGCCGAGGAGCGGGATGTGGATCACGGCGCGCAGGGTGGGCAGTTCGCGGCGGAGTTCGGCCACGGTGTCGCGGCGGTCGTGCTCCTTGCCCCCGTAGCGGTAGCCGTCGACGGTGAACAGGACGACGGGTTCGACCTGCTGGAAGCGGTCGAGGACGCTGCGGGCGCCGAAGTCGGGGGCGCAGGAGGTCCAGACGCCCCCCACCGCGGCGGTGGCGAGGAGGGCGACGACGGCCTGCGGGATGTTCGGGAGGTAGCCGCTGACGCGGTCGCCCGGGCGTACGCCGAGGGTGCGCAGTTCGGCGGCGAGGGAGCCGACCTGGCGGCGCAGCTCGGACCAGGAGACGGGACTCGGTTCATGGGTCTCGTCGACGTGGAGGAGTGCCGGTTCGTCCGCTCGGGTGGCGGCCGCGCGCAGGGCGTGCTCGGCGTAGTTGAGCGTGGCGCCGGCGAACCACTGGGCGCCGGGCATGGAGCGGTCGCCCAGTACGCGCGCGTAGGGGGTCGAGAAGCGGACGTCGAACCACTCCGTGACGGCCTTCCAGAAGGTGTCCAGTTCGTCGACGGACCAGCGGTGCAGGGCGGCGTAGCCGCCTTCGGCGGGCGCGCCGTGGTGTTCTGCGGCCCAGGTCTGGAAGCTGGTGATCCGTGCCTGGGCGATGCGCTGCGGATCTGGCTGCCAGAGCGGCTGCGGGTTCACGGTCGACATGGGGCGGCTCCCGGACTGTGCGCGTCGTGTGCGTCCTCCGCGCACGGGCTGGGGTGTGCGCGTGACGCGGCTGACACGGACGATGCCATGTGATCGACTTCCACACCAGGGCGCGCCCCACATAGTCGGTGTCATGAAGATGTGGTGCGGTCACGGGTGAACGGCAGTTGAACGACACCCGCGCGGGCGTTGATCGGTGGCAGGGTGAGCAGCATGGACGGTCGTGACCTGGTGCGTTCGATGAAGGCGGTCGGTTCTGCGGGGGCGACGCAGGGGTTGCGTACCGTACGGGCGGCCTGGCGCAGGCGTCGTGCCGACGCGGCGGGTCTGCCACCTCGGGGTGCGGAGCGTGCGCGGGTGCCGGGGCCCATGCGGGAGGTGGAGCCGGGACCCGGCGGCGGGGTCGTCCGGTTCAGCCGCTCGGAGCTGCAGGTCCGCGTCGCGGTGAACGGTGCCGTGTTCTGGGGCTGGGACGGCGCCGGGGCGGAGCCCTCGTACGCGTTGGCGGGCCGCTGTCCGGAGCCGGACCCGCGGGCGGTGCTGGAGCCGGACAAGGACGGCGGCTGGCGGGTGGTGGCCGAGCGGGCGACGGTGGCCGTGTCCCGGCACGGCGCGGTCGAGGTCCGTACGCCCGGTGGTGTCGTGCTGCGCCGTGATCTGCCGCCCCGCTGGTGGGAGCCGGTCGGTGGCGGCCCGGCGCGCTGGTCGCAGCGGTCGGAGGTGGCGGCGGACGCCCGGTTCTTCGGGCTCGGCGGACGGGCTGCGGGGCCGCGGTTGCGGGAGGGGACGTACCGGCTGTGGAACACCGGGCCGGGCGGGTCTCTCGCGCCGGGCGACGATCCGTCGTCCCTCACGATGCCGGTGCAGTTGGTGGTGGCCGACGCGGGCACGCATCTGGTATTCCACGACAGTTCGTGGGACGGCACCGTGACACTGCGGGAGGGCGAGGAGGGGGCGGGGTCGGGGCACGACCGGCCCGGGCGGAGCGTGCTGCGCATGGACGGGGGCCCGCTGCGGTGCTGGGTGACGGTGGGCACTCCCGCGCGCGTGCTGCTTGCCTGGGCCTCGCTGACCGGGGCGCCGGCGCTGCCGCCGGCGTGGGCGCTCGGTCACCATCACGCGCGGTCGGGGTCCGGCGACGAGCAGGAGGTACGGCGTACCGTCATCGATCACCAGGAGCGTGATCTGCCGCTCGACGCCGTGCATCTGGGCGTCGGTCACCTTGACGCCCACGAGCCGTTCACCGTGGACGAGGAGCGGTACCCGAAACTGCCCGTCCTCGCCGAGGAGCTGCGCCGGGACGGCGTCCGGCTGGTGTCGGCCGTCGTTCCCTCGGTGCCGACCGCGTCCGGCGGCGCCGTGTACGAGAGCGGGACGGGCGCGGACGCCTTCGTGCGCGGCGCCGCGGGGCCGGTCCTGCGGGGTGCGGCCCCATCCGGTGACGTGGTCTTTCCGGACTTCACGAACGCGGGTGCGCGTGCCTGGTGGGGCGGGCTCCACGAGGAGCGGCTCGGGCAGGGGTTCGGCGGGGTCTGGCACGACCTGAACGAGCCCACCTCGTCGGCCGCGTTCGGGGATCCGACCCTGCCGCTTTCGGCCCGGCATGCGCTGGAGGACCGCGGCGGTGACCACCGGGAGGCCCACAACGTGTACGCGCTGTGCATGGCCCGGGCCGCGTTCGAGGGCTTGCGGACCCTGGCGCCCGAGGAGCGCCCGTTCGTCTTCTCGCGCTCCGGGTGGGCGGGGATGCAGCGTTACGGCGGCGCGTGGTCGGGGGCGGTGGCCACGGGATGGCCGGGGCTGCGTGCCTCGCTGTCGCTGGTGATGGGGCTCGGACTGTGCGGGGTGCCGTACTCGGGGACGGACGTGGGCGGGGTGGGCGGGAGGCCGTCGCCGGAGCTGTACCTGCGGTGGCTCCAGCTGGCGGCCCACCTGCCGCTGTTCCGGACCCACGGGGACCTGCGGGCGGGGGGCGGGGTGCCGTGGGAGTTCGGTTCCGAGGTGTTGGAGCACGCGCGCGCGTCGCTCGTCGAGCGCCGGCGGCTGCTGCCGTACTTCGTGACCCTGGCGCATCTGGCCCGTCGGACGGGCGCGCCCTACGTACGGCCGCTGTGGTGGTCGTCGCCGGAGGAGCGTGCGCTGCGGGACTGCGAGGACGCCTTCCTGCTGGGTGACTGTCTGCTGGTGGCCCCGGTGCTGGGGCCGGGGGTGGACCGGCGGGCGGTGCGGTTGCCGCGGGGGCGGTGGTACGACGTGGTGACGGAGCGGGCGTACGAGGGGCCCGCGCAGGTTCTCGTCGAAGCTCCGCCGGCGCGGATTCCGGTGCTCGCGCGCGCGGGAGCGGTGCTTCCGGTGCGTGGGGAGGACGGAGGGCCGCAGCTGGAGGTGTGGGCGCCCGCGCGGGGGCGGATCGGCGGGGGGCTGGTGGTGCCGGACGCGGGAGACGGCTGGGTGGAGCCGGAGATCGAGCGGTACGTCTCGCGCTGGGAGGGGCGGCGGGTGGTCGTGGAGCGGGAGGTCGAGGGCGGCGTGGCCGAGCCGTCCTGCCCGGTGCGGGTCCGCGGGCTCGCGTAGGGCGCGTAGGGCGTGATTCAGACGTAGCGGCCCTCGAACCAGGCCCGCACGGCGCGGGTGTGCAGGGGGAAGGCGAGGTCCTGCGCTCTGCGCAGCAGGTGCCATCCCTCGGTCTCGTTCGTGGCGGCGGACCTCGGGAGCCCGTGGGCCGGCCGCTCGGGGAGGAGTCCGAAGAGCAGCAGGTGGCCGTCGGGCGAGCTCATGGCGTCGGCGAGCCGCACGCCGCGGCTCGCCGCGTCGATGCCCGTCTCCTCCTTGAGCTCGCGGACCACGGCCCGCCGCCAGTCCTCCCGGTCGTCGACATAGCCCCCGGGCAGTGCGATGCCACCCCGCGCGGGGGCGACGGTACGGGTGATGACGACCAGGGCGGTGCCCTGGGTGTCGTACACGGGCTGGAGGGCGACCGCTACCGGCAGCGGGTTGCGGTAGGCCGTGGTGCCGCACGCCGGGCACGTGCGGGGCCAGCCGGAGACGCCCTCTCCGTAGCGTGTTCCGCAGCTCGAACAGTGCGAACCGGGTGCGGAACCGGGAACGGGGACTCGGGTTTCGGACACGCGGCGGACTGTATCCGATCCTCGAAGGGCGGCTCCGGCAGGCGGCTCAGCGGCGGCCGGTGAGCGACTTGGCGGAGACCGGGAAGTCGAAGTAGGTGCCCGGGTAGGGCTCGGGCTTGTACGTGAAGTGCCACCACTCCTCGGGGAGGTTCACCAGACCGGCGTCCTCCAGGGTGCTCTTGAGCAGCAGCCGGTTCGCGCGCTGGGCGCCCTGGACGCGGGGGTCGAGGGTGTGTGAGCGGGTGTCGAAGCAGTCGTAGCCGGTGCCCATGTCGACGGAGTTGTCGGGAAAGCGCTCGCCCCGCGGCGCGTAGCAGGGCACCAGGGGCTGTCCGGGGTGGTACGGCCGGGTCGGCCTCGCCGGGAGCTCGACGATCGTGAGGTCCACGGTCGAGCCGCGGCTGTGCCCGGACTTCTCCGCGATGTAGCCGTCCGCGAACAGGCGGGCCTTGTCGACGTCCGGGTAGAACTCGGCCTTCATGTCCTGGTCGTCGAGGTCTTCGGCCCAGCGGACGAAGTGGTCGACGGCCCGCTGCGGCCGGTAGCAGTCGTACACCTTGAGGGAGTAGCCCTGGCGCAGCAGCCGGGTCTGGGCCCGGTGCAGCGCCTCGGCCGCGGGGCGGGTGAGGATGCACAGGGGTTGCCGGTAGCCGTCGATGCGCTCGCCGACGAAGTTGTGCCGGGTGGTGTAGCGCATCTCCTGGATGATCGTCGGATCGACGCTCCTGAGGGCCACGAAGTCGCCGGGGGCGCGCGGTTCGGGATCGGCCCGGGCGGTGGCGGGGACGGCGGTCGCGGCGAGCAGGGCGGCGAGGGCGGTGACGAGACCGCGGAGTGCGGCGGAGAGTCGTGTCATGTCCCCTGCATCTATCAGGTTCTGCTTCCGGGAGGGAAGCCACAGTGAGGACCGCGCACCCCCTCCGCGCGGTGCGTGATCGGGGCGGAACGCTGCGTGAACGTCTCATGAACTGGCTCCGGGCGGACGCCCACGACGCGATCCTGCTCCCGTGCGCTCCTGGACGGACTCTCTCCGCTTCGCCTTCCAGCCGGTGGTCAACCTGACGACCGGCGGGGTGGCGGCGCTGGAGATACTCGCCCGCCCGGAGGCCGGCGACATCCTGGCCGAGGCGCGTCGCGACCCCGAACTCGACGGCCGACTGGCGGTGTCGGCGTTCCGCGCGGCGGTGCGCAGGGAGACGCTGCTGCCGCTGCACGTCAACGTGTTCGCGGGCACGCTGGCCGACCTCGGCGGCCTCCAGCCCCTGCACGACGCCGTGCGCGAGGCGGGGCGGATGCCCTGGGAGGTGACGCTGGACGTGTGTCCGCCGTACGCGCACGTGCCGCGGCGGGCTCTGCTGGAGGCGGTGAGCGCGCTGCGGGGCCAGGGTTTCCGGATCTGCGCGGACGGCGTCGGCGACGGGGACGCGCCGTTGCGGCTGCTGACGGACCTGGCGCCGGAGCTGGTCAAGCTCGACGCGTCACTGCTCACACGGCCGGCGGCGGTGCGGGCGATGCGGGTGCTGTGCGACGAGTCGGGGGCCTTGCTGTCCGTCGAGGGGGTGGAGACGGAACTGCAGTGCGCTGCCGCGCGGTCGGCCGGTGCGCAGTTGGCACAGGGTGAGTTGTTCGCACCGCCGGCACGGCTGCCCGCGGCGGACGTGTACGTTCCGCCCGGTTCGCAGGGGGCCGTGCCTGCGGCGCGCTCGGGGCCGCCGGTCCGGCAGTTCGTGCGGCCCGCCGCGCTGCTGCCGTCGACCGCGTCGGCGGGGCGGGTGCGGGCCCTGCTGACCGGTTCGCCCGACGTGTCCGGAGTGCTCCTGGTGGACCGGGACGGCGTTCCGGTGCGGTCGCTCCACCGGTCCCGCTTCCTGCTGTCGATGTCGGGGCGCTACGGGCACGCCCTGTACGCCGACCGGCCCGCCGTCAAGCTCGGCGACCCGCCGCGGACGGTGGGCGTCGACGCGACGGCCTGGGAGGTGCTGGACGTCGTGGCGGTCGGCGACCGGGACCGTACGTCGGACGACGTGGCGGTGGTCGACGCGTACGGGCGGTGCGTGGGCGTCGTACGGCTGGCGGACCTCGTACGGGCGCTGGCCGACAGCCGGGTGGAGGAGGCGGCCCGGCTCAATCCGCTGACCCGGCTGCCCGGTTCGGACGCGATCACGGGCGAGGTGGACCGGTGGGTCGCGGAAGGGCGGGCGTTCGCGCTGAGCTGGCTGGACGTGGATCACTTCAAGCGGGTGAACGACGGGGCCGGGTTCGCGGCGGGCGACGACCTGATCCGGGCGGTCGGGCGGGCGTTGTCGCAGGCGGCGACGGGGTCCGCGCGCGTGGGACACATCGGCGGCGACGACTTCCTGGCCCTCACCGACCCGGAGGGGCTCGACCCGCTCGCCGCCGCCGTGCTGGACGTGCCGTGGTCGGCCGGGGGCCGGCGCGTGACGCTGTCCCTGGCGACGGTCCTGTGCGCGCCGGGCAGCGTGCCGGGGCACCGGGAGGCCGCGGCGTGCCTGGCCCCGCTGAAGGAGGCCGCGAAGGCCTTGCGCGGGGCGAGTTGGGTGCTGGGCCGGGCGGGGGCGCCGGGGCACGAAATCCGGCGCGGCTCGGACCGGGCCGCGGCACCGGCCGGGTGAGCCGGGGGACGTCTTCGTCGCCGGCGCCGGGGCGCGCGGGAGGTCCGGGACGGCAGGGTCCGGCCGGCCGGGCAACCCGGCTACACGGACGCGCGATGCGTCGAGCAAGCGCGTGGCGGGCCCCGACCGGATCGGTGACGGGCCCCGACCGCCTCGGTGGCGGGTCCCAACGGCTCGGTGGCGGGCCCCGACCGCCTCGGTGGCGGGTCCCAACGGCTCGGTGGCGGCCGCGCACTCGCAGCCGTGGGCCAGCGGCCGCCCTCATGCGCCGTCCGGTGACGCCCGGCACCGCACCTGATGCCCGGGGGCGCGCGGGGGCCCGGCGGGGACGTGACACACGCGGACGGGACGCCCGCCCGCCTGGCGCACGCGGGCGCGTGCTCGTCGGTGGCTCCGGGTGGACGCTCGCGGTTCCGTGGGGGCGCCGGTCCGTCCGGCGGGCCGGAACCGTTGCGGTCGACCACCTTGACGCTCCCCGGGCGCCGGTGAACACTGCCGGTGTCAGTCGACATCGCCGTACATCTCGGCGTATTCCGGCACTGCGCCGCGCGGGCTCTCCCGTGCTGCGAGGCCCACTCCCCCACGGGCGGTTCGGCTGCTACGGCACGCTCGTCACTCACGCCCCCTCGGCGCACATCGCCATGGGAGACGCACCCCGCACGTGCGGACCGGGGCCCTCGTCCCGGGCCAGGGCCAAGGAGCCGCCATGAGCAACGGAGACATCTTCGTCGGCGAGACCATCGGTACGGCCATCCTCATCCTCTTCGGGGCGGGCGTCTGCGCCGCCGTGACCCTGAGGTACAGCAAGGCGCGGGCGTCGGGATGGGTGGTGATCGCGTTCGGCTGGGGCTTCGGCGTGCTGGCGGGCGCGTACACCGCGGCGCCGCTCTCCGGCGGGCATCTCAACCCCGCGGTCACCCTGGGAATCGCCGTCGACACCGGCGAGTGGGGCACGGTCTGGGTGTACGTACTGGGGCAGTTCGCCGGCGCCGTGATCGGTGCCCTTCTGTGCTATCTCACGTACTTCGCCCAGTTCCAGGCCAACGCCCGCGGTACCGGCACCGGTACCACCGAGGGCGCGGCGGACGAACCGGTTCCGACGCTCGGGGTCTTCTCCACGATCCCGGAGATCCGGAACCCGGTCGCCAACCTGGTGACGGAGATCATCGCGACCGTCGCACTCGTCCTGCCGATCCTCGCCTTCGGCCTGACCGAGGGCCTCGGCGAGTCCGGGACCCTGGTGCTGATCGTCTCCTTGCTCGTCGTCGGCATCGGTCTCTCCCTCGGCGGGCCGACCGGCTACGCCATCAACCCGGCACGCGACCTCGGCCCGCGCCTCGTGCACACCTTCCTGCCGATCCCGAACAAGGGCACGTCCGACTGGAGCTACGCCTGGATCCCGGTGGCCGGTCCGCTGATCGGCGGCGCTCTCGCCGGGGTCGTCTACAACGCCGCCTTCTGAACAGCCGCACGCGCGAACGCCGCAGCAGTCCATCGAACCGGCCCAGCCCGAGGGGTAGCCATGACGGACCACTTAGCGAAATACGTCGCCGCAATCGACCAGGGCACCACCTCCAGCCGCTGCATCGTCTTCGACCGGGACGGGGCGATCGTCGCCGTCGACCAGCGCGAGCACCGCCAGATCTTTCCCAAGCCCGGCTGGGTGGAGCACGACGCCACCGAGATCTGGTCCAAGGTGCAGGCCGTGGTCGCCGGGGCGCTCGCCAAGGCCGGTCTGCGGGCCGACCGGCTCAGCGCCCTGGGCATCACCAACCAGCGCGAGACGACGGTCCTGTGGGACCGTACGACCGGCAAGCCCGTGCACAACGCCATCGTGTGGCAGGACACCCGTACATCCGCACTGTGCCGCCGACTGGGCGGCGCGGACGGGCAGGACCGTTTCCGCGAGCGGACCGGGCTGCCGTTGGCCAGCTACTTCTCGGGGCCCAAGGCGGCCTGGCTGCTCGACAACGTGCCCGGCCTCAGGGCCCGTGCCGAGCGCGGTGAGATCGCCTTCGGCACCATCGACTCCTGGCTGATCTGGAACCTCACCGGCGGCACCGACGGCGGCCGGCACGTCACCGACGTGACCAACGCCGGTCGCACCATGCTGATGGACCTCCGGACCCTGCAGTGGGACCCGTCCATCCTGTCGGCGATGGACATCCCCGAGGCCGTACTCCCCCGGATCCGGTCCTCCGCCGAGGTCTACGGCACCGCCGTCGGCCAACTGGCCGGCGTACCGGTGGCCTCCGCACTGGGCGACCAGCAGGCGGCCGTGTTCGGGCAGGCCTGCTACGACGTGGGCACGGCGAAGAACACGTACGGCACGGGCTCCTTCCTGCTGCTCAACACCGGTGACCGGCCGGTGCCGTCCAAGAACGGGCTGCTGACGACGGTGGGCTACAAGATCGGCGAGGAGGCGCCCGTCTACTGCCTGGAGGGGTCGATCGCGATCACCGGTGCCCTGGTGCAGTGGTTCCGCGACCAACTCGGCATCATCCGCAGCGCCGACGAGATCGAACCACTGGCGGCGAGCGTCGCGGACAACGGCGGCGCGTATGTCGTACCCGCCTTCTCCGGGCTGTTCGCCCCGTACTGGCGCTCGGACGCGCGCGGAGTCGTCACCGGTCTCACCCGGTACGTCACCAAGGCACATCTCGCGCGTGCGGTGCTGGAGGCGACGAGCTGGCAGACGCGCGAGGTCGTCGACGCCATGTACCAGGACTCCGGGGTACGCATCACGACCCTGAAGGTCGACGGCGGCATGACGAGGAACGGTCTGTTGATGCAGCACCAGGCGGACGTG
This region of Streptomyces ambofaciens ATCC 23877 genomic DNA includes:
- a CDS encoding acetoacetate--CoA ligase produces the protein MSTVNPQPLWQPDPQRIAQARITSFQTWAAEHHGAPAEGGYAALHRWSVDELDTFWKAVTEWFDVRFSTPYARVLGDRSMPGAQWFAGATLNYAEHALRAAATRADEPALLHVDETHEPSPVSWSELRRQVGSLAAELRTLGVRPGDRVSGYLPNIPQAVVALLATAAVGGVWTSCAPDFGARSVLDRFQQVEPVVLFTVDGYRYGGKEHDRRDTVAELRRELPTLRAVIHIPLLGSKAPDGALDWETLTAADTEPVFEQVPFDHPLWVLYSSGTTGLPKAIVQSQGGILVEHLKQLGLHCDLGPEDRFFWYTSTGWMMWNFLVSGLLTGTTIVLYDGSPGHPDTGAQWRIAERTGATLFGTSAAYVMACRKAGVHPARDHDLSRIQCVATTGSPLPPDGFRWLHDEFAESGADLWIASVSGGTDVCSCFAGAVPTLPVHIGELQAPGLGTDLQSWDPGGTPLTDEVGELVVTNPMPSMPIRFWNDPDGSRYHDSYFDTYPGVWRHGDWITLTARGSVVIHGRSDSTLNRQGVRMGSADIYEAVERLPEIKESLVIGVEQPDGGYWMPLFVHLAPGAVLDEDLLDRIKRTIREQLSPRHVPDEVIEVPGVPHTLTGKRIEVPVKRLLQGTPLDKAVNPGSIDNLDLLHFYEDLARKRP
- a CDS encoding glycoside hydrolase family 31 protein, which codes for MDGRDLVRSMKAVGSAGATQGLRTVRAAWRRRRADAAGLPPRGAERARVPGPMREVEPGPGGGVVRFSRSELQVRVAVNGAVFWGWDGAGAEPSYALAGRCPEPDPRAVLEPDKDGGWRVVAERATVAVSRHGAVEVRTPGGVVLRRDLPPRWWEPVGGGPARWSQRSEVAADARFFGLGGRAAGPRLREGTYRLWNTGPGGSLAPGDDPSSLTMPVQLVVADAGTHLVFHDSSWDGTVTLREGEEGAGSGHDRPGRSVLRMDGGPLRCWVTVGTPARVLLAWASLTGAPALPPAWALGHHHARSGSGDEQEVRRTVIDHQERDLPLDAVHLGVGHLDAHEPFTVDEERYPKLPVLAEELRRDGVRLVSAVVPSVPTASGGAVYESGTGADAFVRGAAGPVLRGAAPSGDVVFPDFTNAGARAWWGGLHEERLGQGFGGVWHDLNEPTSSAAFGDPTLPLSARHALEDRGGDHREAHNVYALCMARAAFEGLRTLAPEERPFVFSRSGWAGMQRYGGAWSGAVATGWPGLRASLSLVMGLGLCGVPYSGTDVGGVGGRPSPELYLRWLQLAAHLPLFRTHGDLRAGGGVPWEFGSEVLEHARASLVERRRLLPYFVTLAHLARRTGAPYVRPLWWSSPEERALRDCEDAFLLGDCLLVAPVLGPGVDRRAVRLPRGRWYDVVTERAYEGPAQVLVEAPPARIPVLARAGAVLPVRGEDGGPQLEVWAPARGRIGGGLVVPDAGDGWVEPEIERYVSRWEGRRVVVEREVEGGVAEPSCPVRVRGLA
- a CDS encoding NUDIX domain-containing protein, which codes for MSETRVPVPGSAPGSHCSSCGTRYGEGVSGWPRTCPACGTTAYRNPLPVAVALQPVYDTQGTALVVITRTVAPARGGIALPGGYVDDREDWRRAVVRELKEETGIDAASRGVRLADAMSSPDGHLLLFGLLPERPAHGLPRSAATNETEGWHLLRRAQDLAFPLHTRAVRAWFEGRYV
- a CDS encoding M15 family metallopeptidase — its product is MTRLSAALRGLVTALAALLAATAVPATARADPEPRAPGDFVALRSVDPTIIQEMRYTTRHNFVGERIDGYRQPLCILTRPAAEALHRAQTRLLRQGYSLKVYDCYRPQRAVDHFVRWAEDLDDQDMKAEFYPDVDKARLFADGYIAEKSGHSRGSTVDLTIVELPARPTRPYHPGQPLVPCYAPRGERFPDNSVDMGTGYDCFDTRSHTLDPRVQGAQRANRLLLKSTLEDAGLVNLPEEWWHFTYKPEPYPGTYFDFPVSAKSLTGRR
- a CDS encoding GGDEF domain-containing protein; its protein translation is MRSWTDSLRFAFQPVVNLTTGGVAALEILARPEAGDILAEARRDPELDGRLAVSAFRAAVRRETLLPLHVNVFAGTLADLGGLQPLHDAVREAGRMPWEVTLDVCPPYAHVPRRALLEAVSALRGQGFRICADGVGDGDAPLRLLTDLAPELVKLDASLLTRPAAVRAMRVLCDESGALLSVEGVETELQCAAARSAGAQLAQGELFAPPARLPAADVYVPPGSQGAVPAARSGPPVRQFVRPAALLPSTASAGRVRALLTGSPDVSGVLLVDRDGVPVRSLHRSRFLLSMSGRYGHALYADRPAVKLGDPPRTVGVDATAWEVLDVVAVGDRDRTSDDVAVVDAYGRCVGVVRLADLVRALADSRVEEAARLNPLTRLPGSDAITGEVDRWVAEGRAFALSWLDVDHFKRVNDGAGFAAGDDLIRAVGRALSQAATGSARVGHIGGDDFLALTDPEGLDPLAAAVLDVPWSAGGRRVTLSLATVLCAPGSVPGHREAAACLAPLKEAAKALRGASWVLGRAGAPGHEIRRGSDRAAAPAG
- a CDS encoding MIP/aquaporin family protein, with translation MSNGDIFVGETIGTAILILFGAGVCAAVTLRYSKARASGWVVIAFGWGFGVLAGAYTAAPLSGGHLNPAVTLGIAVDTGEWGTVWVYVLGQFAGAVIGALLCYLTYFAQFQANARGTGTGTTEGAADEPVPTLGVFSTIPEIRNPVANLVTEIIATVALVLPILAFGLTEGLGESGTLVLIVSLLVVGIGLSLGGPTGYAINPARDLGPRLVHTFLPIPNKGTSDWSYAWIPVAGPLIGGALAGVVYNAAF
- the glpK gene encoding glycerol kinase GlpK, whose amino-acid sequence is MTDHLAKYVAAIDQGTTSSRCIVFDRDGAIVAVDQREHRQIFPKPGWVEHDATEIWSKVQAVVAGALAKAGLRADRLSALGITNQRETTVLWDRTTGKPVHNAIVWQDTRTSALCRRLGGADGQDRFRERTGLPLASYFSGPKAAWLLDNVPGLRARAERGEIAFGTIDSWLIWNLTGGTDGGRHVTDVTNAGRTMLMDLRTLQWDPSILSAMDIPEAVLPRIRSSAEVYGTAVGQLAGVPVASALGDQQAAVFGQACYDVGTAKNTYGTGSFLLLNTGDRPVPSKNGLLTTVGYKIGEEAPVYCLEGSIAITGALVQWFRDQLGIIRSADEIEPLAASVADNGGAYVVPAFSGLFAPYWRSDARGVVTGLTRYVTKAHLARAVLEATSWQTREVVDAMYQDSGVRITTLKVDGGMTRNGLLMQHQADVLGVPVIRPRVSETTCLGAAYAAGLATGVWNGLDELKSHWRKDVEWTPAMEASVRDREYRNWRRAVEKSFGWTEDGDGDG